One Rissa tridactyla isolate bRisTri1 chromosome 1, bRisTri1.patW.cur.20221130, whole genome shotgun sequence DNA segment encodes these proteins:
- the LOC128905864 gene encoding uncharacterized protein LOC128905864, which yields MRAKGFSRKYSNCLPYRGLKKHTAKRPAAALLLFKRRNHRPLLRGKGATACPLLRRTRWRRGTQGMLGAVVRRLRSAGLLSHPAGKRWQVLAKRSVRGLFLPPLLLRSGLGMSESEAAQRGGVPGTKGVLHKTRMSPINVIASQMKKARGTLSNKVLSERMPKAVIKGLSEEAEDMYSERRRQLESKHSSQEIDLLRIFHCVKILLDCDAQRIQCLCI from the exons ATGAGGGCTAAGGGTTTCTCGAGGAAGTATTCCAACTGCCTGCCTTACCGCGGGCTCAAAAAGCACACTGCAAAGAGACCCGCGGCCGCGCTGCTTTTATTTAAACGACGCAACCATCGGCCTTTGCTGAGGGGAAAAGGAGCCACCGCCTGCCCCCTCCTCCGCCgcacaagatggcggcgggggACGCAAGGcatgctgggagctgtagtccggcGGCTGAGGTCGGCGGGGCTGCTCTCTCACCCCGCAGGGAAGAGGTGGCAGGTTCTCGCAAAGAGGAGTGTTCGGGGCcttttcctgcctcctctccttctACGCAGCGGTTTGGGGATGTCCGAGtctgaggctgcccagagaggaggGGTGCCCGGCACG AAAGGAGTACTACATAAGACACGAATGAGCCCTATCAATGTGATTGCATCTCAAATGAAGAAGGCTAGAGGGACCCTCTCCAACAAAGTGCTGTCTGAAAGGATGCCTAAAGCAGTGATCAAAG GACTCTCAGAGGAAGCAGAGGACATGTACAGTGAGCGGAGGAGGCAGTTAGAATCAAAGCACAGCTCACAAGAAATAGACCTTTTGAGAATATTTCACTGCGTAAAAATCTTGCTGGATTGTGATGCACAGAGAATACAATGTCTGTGTATTTAA